A genomic segment from Gavia stellata isolate bGavSte3 chromosome 6, bGavSte3.hap2, whole genome shotgun sequence encodes:
- the AVL9 gene encoding late secretory pathway protein AVL9 homolog: MEKRGPVLHIVVVGFHHKKGCQVEFSYPPLKPREGHDSHSLPEEWKYLPFLALPDGAHNYQEDTVFFHLPPRCGDRTTVYGVSCYRQIEAKALKVRQADITRETVQKSVCVLSQLPLYGLLQAKLQLITHAYFEEKDFSQISILKELYDHMNNSLGSTLLEGSQVYLGLSPRDLVLHFRHKVLILFKLILLEKKVLFYISPVNRLVGALMTVLSLFPGMIEHGLTDCSQYRPRKSISEDAGLQENTSRLDDCVSVSAANTSNTNLRMGKGGSKITGNHSLEGQKVNVPSSQSEKTCNGAQSSNGTVQHLKVPSRASPASSESDWETLDPSILEESNLKEGEHENTASEQAENLPREGVSSESLPITVQPQANTGHAVLVPGLISGLEEDQYGMPLAIFTKGYLCLPYMALQQHHLLSDVTVRGFVAGATNILFRQQKHLSDAIVEIEDAHVQIHDPELRKILNPTTADLRFADYLVKHVTENRDDVFLDGTGWEGGDEWIRAQFSAYIHALLAAVLQPDNEKTLSDFGTAFVAAWKNTHNYRVWNSNKHPALAEVNSSHPFQGQYSVSDVKLRLSHSVQNSERGKKIGNVMVSTSRNVVQTGKAVGQSVGGAFTSAKSAMSSWFSTFTQSTQSLGD, translated from the exons GTTGAATTTTCCTATCCTCCCCTAAAGCCTAGAGAAGGACATGACAGCCACAGTTTACCAGAGGAATGGAAATACTTGCCATTTCTCGCCTTACCGGATGGCGCTCACAACTATCAGGAAG ataCCGTGTTTTTCCATTTGCCACCAAGATGTGGGGATCGAACCACAGTATATGGCGTCTCTTGCTATAGGCAGATTGAAGCGAAG GCATTAAAAGTACGGCAAGCAGACATCACCCGAGAAACAGTACAGAAAAGTGTCTGTGTTCTCAGTCAGCTG ccTTTGTATGGGTTACTTCAGGCAAAGCTGCAACTCATTACACATGcgtattttgaagaaaaagacttttcGCAAATCTCAATTCTGAAG GAACTTTATGATCATATGAATAATTCCTTGGGCAGTACTTTGCTAGAAGGGTCACAAGTTTATCTTG GTCTGTCTCCTCGGGATCTTGTTCTTCATTTTAGACACAAG gtCTTGATCCTTTTTAAATTGATTCTTCTAGAGAAAAAG GTACTGTTCTATATTTCTCCAGTAAATAGATTGGTGGGAGCTCTGATGACTGTCCTGTCACTCTTTCCTG GTATGATTGAACATGGCCTTACTGACTGCTCACAGTATAGACCAAGAAAGAGCATATCAGAGGATGCTGGCTTGCAGGAAAATACATCACGGTTAGATGactgtgtttctgtgtctgCTGCTAATACTTCAAATACAAACTTAAGAATGGGAAAGGGAGGCAGCAAGATAACAGGAAACCATTCACTGGAAGGTCAAAAAGTAAATGTGCCTTCCTCCCAGTCAGAGAAGACTTGCAACGGAGCTCAGTCCTCCAATGGTACTGTGCAACACTTGAAAGTTCCTTCCCGCGCTTCTCCGGCATCCTCTGAAAGTGACTGGGAGACCTTAGACCCTAGCATTTTGGAGGAGTCTAATTTGAAAGAAGGAGaacatgaaaatacagcatCAGAACAGGCTGAAAATCTTCCGAGAGAAGGCGTGAGCTCAGAAAGCCTTCCAATCACTGTGCAGCCCCAAGCAAATACAGGACACGCGGTGCTTGTTCCAGGACTGATATCTGGGTTGGAAGAGGACCAGTATGGTATGCCGTTGGCTATTTTTACAAAG GGGTACCTTTGTTTGCCATAcatggctctgcagcagcatcaTCTCCTGTCAGATGTAACAGTCCGCGGCTTTGTTGCAGGAGCCACTAATATCCTGTTCCGTCAGCAGAAACATCTGAGTGATGCAATTGTGGAA ATAGAAGATGCTCATGTACAAATCCACGATCCAGAACTCCGTAAGATCCTGAACCCAACAACTGCTGACCTAAGATTTGCAGATTACTTGGTGAAGCACGTAACTGAGAACAGAGATGATGTTTTCCTTGATGGCActggatgggaaggaggagatgAGTGGATCAGGGCTCAGTTCAGTGCTTATATTCATGCACtgcttgctgctgtgctgcaacCAG ACAATGAAAAGACTTTGTCAGACTTCGGAACAGCATTTGTAGCAGCCTGGAAAAATACCCACAACTACAGAGTATGGAACAGCAACAAGCATCCAGCTCTTGCAGAGGTAAATTCTAG CCACCCATTCCAGGGACAGTACTCTGTATCAGATGTTAAGTTAAGATTGTCACA CTCTGTGCAAAACAGTGAACGTGGAAAGAAGATTGGAAATGTGATGGTTTCTACTAGCCGAAATGTTGTACAAACAGGAAAAGCTGTAG GTCAATCAGTTGGAGGAGCCTTCACAAGTGCGAAATCAGCTATGTCATCGTGGTTTTCCACTTTTACGCAGTCAACCCAAAGCCTCGGGGACTAA